A section of the Zygosaccharomyces rouxii strain CBS732 chromosome B complete sequence genome encodes:
- the CCA1 gene encoding tRNA adenylyltransferase (similar to uniprot|P21269 Saccharomyces cerevisiae YER168C CCA1 tRNA nucleotidyltransferase (tRNA CCA-pyrophosphorylase)), with product MNYLLSNWAKKTFGRMTMVTVTENDLKLVLSDAEKKICGFLNDYAAFYNQKNPTSKPLELRITGGWVRDKLLGYDSHDLDIAINLMTGEQFAIQLGDYLRENYSKYKVTPNNVHKIDKNPEKSKHLETATTKLFGMEVDFVNLRSEEYTEQSRIPIVKFGTPEEDALRRDATLNALFYNIKQNKVEDFTRRGIEDLKSGILRTPLPPRQTFLDDPLRVLRLIRFASKYNFKIDGEALNEMNNRDINMAFGSKVSKERIGVEVDKILRGPNPLLGISLIQQAHIDNVVFVWNNDLGLVEFNKEHGEDWKTIDGIYQSGRLNLHIKELVTRLPDFMNKWPALLSHWQNAASNFKKCFLLSNVLLPFSQLRVIWTTRKKNNNTMSITESILKDDLKIGKNESAQVAKIVDSNRQYAEMVSGFYSHRNEPEFGRSFVGNFLRVYKGDWEIAHFTAFFFQHLQNEPIADQYEFFHKYIFEQNLQTCHELKPLINGKEMASSLGLKGGPWLGEINDRAITWQLDNPNGTKEHLLEYIKGIIHEHV from the coding sequence ATGAATTATTTATTATCTAATTGGGCAAAGAAAACTTTTGGTAGAATGACAATGGTAACAGTAACAGAAAATGATTTAAAGCTTGTTCTAAGTGATGcggaaaagaaaatctgTGGATTTTTAAACGATTATGCAGCTTTTTATAATCAAAAGAACCCAACTTCTAAACCGTTGGAGCTAAGAATTACTGGTGGCTGGGTTAGAGACAAGCTGTTAGGATATGATTCTCACGATTTAGATATTGCCATTAATTTAATGACAGGTGAGCAATTCGCCATTCAATTGGGAGACTATTTAAGGGAAAACTATTCTAAATATAAGGTTACGCCCAACAATGTTCATAAGATTGATAAAAACCCTGAAAAATCCAAGCATTTAGAGACTGCGACTACAAAACTTTTTGGAATGGAGGTTGATTTTGTCAATTTAAGATCAGAAGAATATACGGAACAATCAAGAATTCCAATCGTTAAATTTGGCACGCCCGAAGAAGATGCATTAAGAAGGGATGCAACATTAAATGCACTTTTTTACAACATCAAACAGAATAAGGtggaagattttacaagaaggggtattgaagatttgaaaagcGGGATCTTAAGAACTCCATTACCACCGAGACAAACTTTCCTGGATGATCCGTTGCGTGTATTAAGATTGATTAGATTTGCATCCAAATACAACTTTAAAATCGACGGTGAGGCTCTAAATGAAATGAATAATCGTGATATTAATATGGCTTTTGGTTCCAAGGTTTcaaaggaaagaattggtGTAGAAGttgataaaattttacGAGGACCAAATCCTTTATTGggaatttctttaattcaaCAAGCACATATTGATAATGTTGTTTTTGTGTGGAATAACGATCTAGGATTGGTAGAATTTAATAAAGAACATGGTGAAGATTGGAAGACAATTGATGGAATTTATCAAAGCGGTCGActaaatcttcatattAAAGAACTGGTTACACGTTTACCTGACTTTATGAATAAATGGCCAGCTTTGCTATCACACTGGCAAAATGCAGcatcaaattttaaaaaatgTTTCCTATTGAGCAACgtattattaccattttcacAGCTACGGGTTATATGGACTacaaggaagaagaataataataccaTGTCAATTACCGAAAGTATTTTGAAGGACGACTTGAAAATTGGTAAGAATGAATCAGCTCAAGTGGCAAAAATTGTCGATTCAAACAGACAATATGCAGAAATGGTTTCTGGATTTTATTCCCACAGAAATGAACCGGAATTTGGTAGATCATTCGTGGGTAATTTCTTGAGGGTTTACAAAGGTGATTGGGAAATTGCACATTTCACAgctttcttttttcaacatttacaaaatgaaCCGATTGCTGATCAgtatgaatttttccacaaatATATCTTTGAACAGAATTTACAAACTTGTCATGAATTAAAACCATTGATCAACGGTAAAGAAATGGCAAGTTCATTGGGATTAAAAGGTGGCCCATGGTTAGGTGAAATAAACGATAGAGCAATTACCTGGCAATTGGATAACCCTAACGGAACAAAAGAGCATTTATTAGAATATATAAAAGGTATTATCCATGAACATGTATAA